From Mycolicibacterium cosmeticum, a single genomic window includes:
- a CDS encoding L,D-transpeptidase family protein — MRRLVTLLCALILMSGATVGSPVARAVETPWFADAVGGATQVISVVGVGGSAAKMDVWQRTTAGWEPIGVGIPAHIGANGMAPQTHDGEMKTPMGIFTLDFAFGTKPNPGTGLQYVQVGPDHWWDGDMKSPTYNTMQVCKKAQCPFDTDPSSGTENLQIPQYAHAVVMGVNKARVPGNGGAFFLHTTDGGATAGCVAIDDATLVKIMQWLRPGALIAVAK, encoded by the coding sequence ATGCGCCGACTGGTCACGCTGCTGTGCGCGCTGATCCTCATGTCCGGCGCGACGGTGGGTTCGCCGGTGGCCCGTGCGGTGGAGACGCCGTGGTTCGCCGACGCCGTCGGCGGCGCCACCCAAGTGATTTCGGTTGTCGGCGTTGGTGGTTCGGCGGCGAAGATGGATGTCTGGCAGCGCACCACCGCCGGCTGGGAACCGATCGGCGTGGGTATTCCGGCGCATATCGGGGCCAACGGCATGGCACCGCAGACCCACGACGGCGAAATGAAAACGCCGATGGGCATATTCACCCTCGACTTCGCGTTCGGCACCAAACCCAATCCCGGGACGGGGCTGCAGTACGTCCAGGTCGGGCCCGATCACTGGTGGGACGGCGACATGAAAAGCCCCACCTACAACACCATGCAGGTGTGCAAGAAGGCCCAGTGCCCGTTCGACACCGACCCCAGCAGCGGCACCGAGAACCTGCAGATCCCGCAGTACGCGCACGCGGTGGTGATGGGCGTCAACAAGGCCAGGGTGCCGGGCAACGGCGGCGCGTTCTTCCTGCACACCACCGATGGCGGCGCGACGGCGGGCTGCGTCGCCATCGACGACGCCACCCTGGTCAAGATCATGCAGTGGCTGCGGCCGGGCGCCCTGATCGCGGTCGCGAAGTGA
- a CDS encoding bifunctional phosphatase PAP2/diacylglycerol kinase family protein — protein MIGRRARGLQQIGRGLGTLDREIFEAVAESPSPLLDFLMPRLTSAADHSKLWIAIGAALSAAGTPSMRRGAARGLVTLAVTSLVTNQGAKRLWLRPRPDRTPVPLIRRSRRAPTSNSLPSGHSASAAAFAVGVGLESPPLGLGLALLAGLVGLSRVATGAHYPGDVFAGFGIGAAVAVLGARIVPPIVEAPPPTSELLRLDTPPRPDGEGVVLVINPASGSGTGARVVDEVHRALPRTEIVEVGEGDDIAEVLRSAAARAEVLAVGGGDGTVSCAAGIAVDAGVPLAVFPGGTFNHFAKDIGCDTVAATVAAIRAGQGAHVDVIQFNEADTIVNTASIGAYPAFVRIREKLEHRIGKPLAGAYALWRTLRSDAAVRITYDNKTVQTSLFFLGNAVYAPSGFAPSRRSRMDDGLIDVRILETGRRFSRTRILVSLALGRLVRSPLYHELRVPEFSFVAVDGPTPVAHDGEVENSCREATFKVRYRALPVFRPLA, from the coding sequence ATGATCGGAAGACGGGCACGCGGACTCCAGCAGATCGGTCGGGGCCTTGGCACCCTGGACCGCGAGATCTTCGAGGCGGTCGCCGAATCGCCCAGCCCGCTGCTGGACTTCCTCATGCCCCGGCTGACCTCGGCGGCCGACCATTCCAAACTGTGGATCGCCATCGGGGCGGCGCTGTCGGCCGCGGGCACCCCGTCCATGCGGCGCGGGGCGGCGCGCGGCCTGGTGACGCTGGCCGTCACCAGCCTGGTGACCAACCAGGGCGCCAAACGGCTGTGGCTGCGGCCCCGGCCGGACCGCACCCCGGTTCCCCTGATCCGCAGGTCGCGGCGGGCTCCCACGTCGAACTCGCTGCCGTCCGGGCATTCGGCCAGTGCGGCCGCCTTCGCGGTGGGCGTCGGCCTGGAGAGTCCGCCGCTGGGGCTGGGCCTGGCCCTGCTGGCCGGTCTGGTCGGCCTGTCCCGGGTTGCCACCGGTGCCCACTACCCCGGTGACGTCTTCGCCGGATTCGGCATCGGGGCCGCCGTGGCGGTGCTGGGGGCCCGCATCGTCCCGCCCATCGTCGAGGCCCCGCCCCCGACGTCGGAACTACTGCGACTGGACACCCCGCCGCGCCCCGACGGCGAAGGCGTCGTGCTGGTCATCAACCCGGCCTCGGGCAGCGGCACCGGGGCCCGCGTCGTCGACGAAGTGCACAGGGCGCTGCCCCGCACCGAGATCGTCGAGGTGGGCGAAGGCGACGACATCGCCGAGGTGCTGCGCAGCGCCGCCGCCCGCGCCGAGGTACTGGCCGTCGGCGGCGGGGACGGCACGGTGTCGTGCGCCGCCGGGATCGCCGTCGACGCCGGGGTGCCGCTGGCGGTGTTCCCGGGCGGGACGTTCAACCACTTCGCCAAGGACATCGGCTGTGACACCGTGGCCGCCACCGTGGCGGCCATCCGCGCCGGGCAGGGGGCGCATGTGGACGTGATCCAGTTCAACGAGGCCGACACCATCGTCAACACCGCTAGCATCGGCGCCTACCCGGCGTTCGTGCGGATCCGGGAGAAGCTCGAACACCGCATCGGCAAACCGCTGGCCGGGGCGTACGCGTTGTGGCGCACGCTGCGCAGCGACGCCGCGGTCCGGATCACCTACGACAACAAGACCGTGCAGACGTCGTTGTTCTTCCTCGGGAACGCGGTGTACGCGCCGTCGGGCTTCGCCCCGTCCCGGCGCAGCCGGATGGACGACGGGCTGATCGACGTCCGCATCCTGGAGACCGGGCGCCGGTTCAGTCGCACCCGCATCCTGGTGTCCCTCGCACTGGGCCGCCTGGTGCGCAGCCCGCTCTATCACGAGCTGCGGGTGCCCGAGTTCAGCTTCGTCGCGGTGGACGGACCGACACCGGTTGCTCACGACGGGGAGGTCGAGAACTCCTGCCGGGAGGCCACGTTCAAGGTGCGCTACCGAGCGCTGCCGGTGTTTCGGCCGCTGGCCTGA
- a CDS encoding phosphatase PAP2 family protein codes for MTRGAAVPAAVSALVFVVLLAAVLTHAAWLATVDAAILDPLHRYGLQHRDWVRGWTVFCDVFHPGVFRVVAGICIVVALLRRRFRVALFLTLSVEASGLLVAALKIAVRRPRPSFDLAYEPSWSFPSGHALGVMAGVLALTIVALQLFPGTLRPGRRTALVAVGAVIVIGIGVGRVVLNVHNPSDVLAGWALGYLWVLACLPVLSREPVRPAAETPAALGSAP; via the coding sequence ATGACGCGGGGGGCGGCGGTGCCGGCGGCCGTCAGTGCCCTCGTGTTCGTCGTCCTCCTCGCCGCGGTGCTGACTCATGCCGCCTGGCTGGCAACGGTGGACGCGGCGATCCTGGATCCGCTGCACCGGTACGGTCTGCAGCATCGGGACTGGGTGCGGGGCTGGACGGTTTTCTGCGATGTGTTCCATCCCGGAGTGTTCCGCGTCGTGGCCGGAATCTGCATCGTCGTCGCCCTGCTGCGCCGGCGGTTCCGGGTGGCGCTCTTCCTGACGCTGTCGGTGGAGGCATCCGGTCTGCTGGTCGCCGCGCTGAAGATTGCGGTGCGCCGACCGCGCCCGTCCTTCGATCTCGCCTACGAGCCGTCGTGGTCGTTCCCGTCCGGGCATGCGCTCGGGGTGATGGCCGGTGTGCTGGCTCTGACGATCGTGGCGTTGCAGCTTTTTCCGGGGACGTTGCGCCCCGGCCGGCGGACGGCGCTGGTGGCCGTCGGCGCGGTGATCGTCATCGGGATCGGGGTGGGGCGCGTGGTGCTCAACGTGCACAACCCCTCCGACGTGCTGGCCGGCTGGGCGCTGGGCTACCTGTGGGTGCTGGCGTGCCTGCCGGTGTTGAGCCGGGAGCCGGTCAGGCCAGCGGCCGAAACACCGGCAGCGCTCGGTAGCGCACCTTGA